The Desulfovibrio subterraneus nucleotide sequence ACCCGGACGCATGCCGATGATCTCACGCGCATCCTGCATATCGAGCAGATGCAGCAGATTCCTGTTGGCATAGACAATCTGCCTGTAGCTGTTGAGGATCATGATGAGGTCAGTCACTGAATCGAGTAGCGAGACAAGGGGATTGCCTTTGAACATGGACGCCTGCTTGAGCAGAACATCCGATTCGGCACGCTCGGCCGGAGCAAATCTGGTTGGCAGCACCGTTGTCATACACTTCTCCGTTCTCTATCGTTGGCGGGTAAGCGGGTTGCCCCGCCGTCTAAGGGTGACTCCTACCCTATTCGCGTTACAAATCCAAGCCATCGAATATGCCAAAAATGCAAAAGCCCGCCATTGCGGCGGGCCATTTCAACAAATACTCAGAACAGGACGCTACCCCATATACGGCGCAGCATGGTTTACCGGCCCTGCTCCCTTGCCGGGAGTATAGCTCTTTTCCAGACACAGATGCAGATATTGCTGTGCACGCACCACAGCTTCTTCCATGACGCATCCGTGTGCAAGCCATGTGGCAATGGCAGCTGACAGCGTGCAGCCGGTCCCGTGATTGTTCACGGTGTCCACCCTCGACTGAGGCAGCGCACGCGGGGCCTTGCCGGGTTCGCCCAGCCAGTCCACCAACGTGGAGCCGCCTTCGAAATGCCCGCCCTTGAGCAGAACAGCCTTCGGCCCCATATCCAGAATACGGCGGATGGCTTCTGCCACATCCTCTTCTGTATCAATTTTCATACCCGCAAGCATTTCGGCCTCGGGGCGGTTGGGCGTAAGCAGGTCCGCAATGGGCAGAATGCGCCGTTTCAGTGCTTCCACCGCATCGGGCTTGAGCAGGGCATGCCCGCTCTGGCTCACGGATACGGGGTCCACCACCAGCGGAAAATTCTTGGCTGCAAGGCAGTCTGCCACGGCTTCTATGATGGGAGCCGAAAACAGCATGCCGGTCTTGGCAGCCGCAACGGGAAACCCTTCCAGCACAGTGGAAAGCTGCAAGGCCACAAATTCGGGCTCCGGTGCATGTATGCCGGTAACGCCAAGCCCGTTCTGCGCTGTAAGGGCGGTGATGACACTCATGCCAAAGCCGCCGAGCACAGTCATTGCCTTAATGTCAGCCTGAATACCTGCTCCACCGCCGGAATCGGAACCTGCAATGGTCAGGACACAGGGCGGAGTTTTCATCTGCATGCCGGCTGTCTCCTTCATAGCTAGACCACCACATCCATGAGCAGGTTGTCTCTGTGTATGGCCTCGGGATACTGGTTGTCACCAAGAACGTCCTTCAGGTCGGCACTCTTCATGCCGAGCACCTTGCGCAGGTCTGCCGCCGTGTAGTTGCACAACCCCACGCCGATGATCACACCATCCCCCGTGCTCACCCGCACAAGTGCGCCGCGCTGGAAGTTGCCTTCCACCCGCACGATACCGGCAGGCAGCAGGCTCTTGCCGCGCTCGGCAAGCGCCTTGACGGCACCGTCGTCCACCACCAGCACGCCGGAAGGATCGCCGTTGTAGGCCATCCAGAATTTGCGCCGTGAAACGGCCTTGGCTTCGGGGCATATCCATGTCCCCAGCATTTCACCGGAAAAGGCGCGGACAATGGCCTCAGGTTCACGGCCGGAAAGAATGAGGGTGGGCACCCCGAGCTGCGCGGCACGACGGGCGGCCAGCAATTTGGAATACATGCCGCCGGTGCCTACAGAGGTTTTGCCGCCGCACATGACATCAAGATCCAGATCGTGCAGGTCTTCGATAACCTCAAGCGGACGCGGATTGGCCACCTTGTCGGGGTTGTCCGCATACACGCCGGAAGCTGAAGTCAGGTTGACGTAGAGATCTGCCTCCACCACGTTGATCAGCAGCGAGGCAAGGCTGTCGTTGTCGCCGAATTCGAGCTCCCGCACGGAGACGGTGTCGTTTTCGTTGACAATGGGGATGGCCCGCCATTGCAGCAGCGAGGCAAAGGTGTTGCGGGCGTTGAGGAATCTGTGTCGGCTCTTGAGATCGTCTCGGGTAAGCAGAATCTGTGCAGAAAGCTTGCCGTGCTCTTCAAACGCCTCATTATAGAAATGCATGAGGCGACTCTGGCCGATGGCGGAAGCAGCCTGCTTGTCGGGCATGCCCTTGATCTCGCAGCAGGAACGCAGCACGTTTCTGCCCGTTGCCACGGCACCGGAAGAAACAAGCACAACGTCAGTGCCTCTGTCATGCAGCTGGGCAAGCTGCCCCGCAAGACTGCGCACGATGTTGATATCCACGCCAAGGCCGGTGGTGAGCACAGCACTGCCCACCTTTACAACCACCCGTTTCGCGCTGTTGAGAACCTGTTCGCGCTCCTGTTTCCAATCCATGTCCAATTCCGTACGGCTGGGTGTTGTACATAGACCCGCTATTCGCGGGTCCAGATCACTTCCACTTCTTCCTCGTCGTCCACTTCTTCCACCCAGTCGCGGGCAGAATTGATCGGGGCATGGCGCTCTACAGTTTCCTGAATACGCCACATCTCTTCGACGATTTCTTCGACACCCTCGCCATGCAGGGCAGACATGAAATACATCTTGCGGCCGTCTTCGGCTGCTTTCTTCTTCAGAGCTTCGACAAATTCTTCGTCCACAAGGTCTATCTTGTTGATAACCTGCAACTGAAGACGCTCACCCAGAACGGAATCGAACTTCACCAACTCTTCGTTAATGAGGTCGAAACCGGCCCACGGGTTCTCGATATTGATGTCTTCCGCACTGAGAATATGCACGAGAAAACGGGTGCGCTCGACATGCTTGAGGAAGCGGATGCCAAGCCCCTGCCCTTCATGCGCCCCTTCGATGAGGCCGGGAATATCCGCAATGACGAGACGCTTGTCGTTATCCACTTCATGAATCATCACGCCGAGATTGGGGGTGATGGTGGTAAACGGATAGTTGGCGATCTTGGGACGGGCTGCGGAAACCTTGGAAATAAAGGTGGACTTGCCCGCGTTGGGCAGACCGAGCAGACCTGCGTCTGCAAGAATCTTCAGTTCAAGGCGCAAGCGCTTGTATTCGCCCTCTTCGCCGGGCTGGGCAAAGCGGGGAACACGCATGGTGGAAGACTTGAAAAATTCGTTACCGTGTCCGCCACGTCCGCCCTGAGCAATAAGAATGCTCACGTCAGGTTCGGAAAGGTCGGCAATCATGGTTTCGTGACCGTCTTCGTCAACCTCGAACACAAGGGTACCCACAGGCAGATCGATGATCAGATCATCGCCCTTGCGGCCGAACATCTGGCTCCCCTGACCGGGACGCCCGTTCTCTGCACCGTAGTTGCGCTTGAGACGGAAGTCGTACAGCGAAAGCAGCTTGGTGGAACCGCGCAGAAAGACGTTGCCGCCCGCGCCGCCGTCACCGCCGTCGGGACCGCCGCGGGGAATGAACTTTTCTCTCCGGAAAGACAGACAGCCGTTGCCGCCCTTGCCGGCGCGCACGGTAATGGTGGCTTCATCTACAAAACGCATGATATTTGCCTACATTCCTTAGTGAAGATGTACGAAAGCCTAACACAACGATCGGCCTCCGTACAAGAAAGCATTGCGGCGGCCACCGGCCGCCTAAAAAAATGGGCGAAAGACGCATAGCGACTTTCGCCCAGTTCCGACTTTGCTGAAAAAGGTTACTCAGCCACTGCGGGAACGATGCTCACGCGGGTCTTTACCTTTCTCTTGCGGGTGTACTTTTCGTACTTAACCACGCCGTCGACCTTGGCGAAGAGGGTGAAGTCTCTGCCGATGCCGACGTTCTCGCCGGGATGCACCTTGGTGCCGACCTGACGAACAAGAATGTTGCCGGCCAGAACGATCTGACCGCCAAAACGCTTAATGCCGCGTCGTTGTCCCTGGGAATCGCGTCCGTTTCTGGAACTACCACCAGCTTTTTTATGTGCCATGACGTATCTCCTGACAGAAAAAAATTACTCGGCCCGTAAAATCTAGGCCTGGATGCCCTTGATCTTGAGAGCAGTGAATTCCTGACGGTGCCCCTGCTTCTTGCGGGAATCCTGACGACGGCGCTTCTTGAAGACAATGATCTTCTCGCCGCGGCCATGCTCCAGAACTTCAGCGGTAACCTTGGCGGAAGCCACATAGGGCGCGCCTACAGCGAACTTGTCGCCGCCAACCATAAGAACCTTATCGAGAACGACTTCGCTGCCGGCTTCAGCTGCAAGCTTTTCTACAAAAATCTTGCCACCTTCTTCAACACGGAACTGCTTGCCGCCCGTTTCGACGATCGCGTACATATATATTCCTCCATAGAAAGAGAGAGGGAGACTTACCCTCTTTCATCAGGAAAAGTCAACCCAAATTCATCTCGTTTGTTGCAATAAAGTCTCACAAAAAGTGAACCGCTTCCGCTACCACAAGGGTAATCACCTTGCAAGCGTTTTCGCAAGACTTCGTCCGATATTATGCTTTTCTCCCCACGTATTCCCGCCCCTGCCACACCTTACAAAGTTTTATAACAGCAAGATACACTTTTCCAGTGACACGCAACAGCAATTATGTAAAAAAGACCTTG carries:
- the obgE gene encoding GTPase ObgE, producing the protein MRFVDEATITVRAGKGGNGCLSFRREKFIPRGGPDGGDGGAGGNVFLRGSTKLLSLYDFRLKRNYGAENGRPGQGSQMFGRKGDDLIIDLPVGTLVFEVDEDGHETMIADLSEPDVSILIAQGGRGGHGNEFFKSSTMRVPRFAQPGEEGEYKRLRLELKILADAGLLGLPNAGKSTFISKVSAARPKIANYPFTTITPNLGVMIHEVDNDKRLVIADIPGLIEGAHEGQGLGIRFLKHVERTRFLVHILSAEDINIENPWAGFDLINEELVKFDSVLGERLQLQVINKIDLVDEEFVEALKKKAAEDGRKMYFMSALHGEGVEEIVEEMWRIQETVERHAPINSARDWVEEVDDEEEVEVIWTRE
- the thiD gene encoding bifunctional hydroxymethylpyrimidine kinase/phosphomethylpyrimidine kinase → MKTPPCVLTIAGSDSGGGAGIQADIKAMTVLGGFGMSVITALTAQNGLGVTGIHAPEPEFVALQLSTVLEGFPVAAAKTGMLFSAPIIEAVADCLAAKNFPLVVDPVSVSQSGHALLKPDAVEALKRRILPIADLLTPNRPEAEMLAGMKIDTEEDVAEAIRRILDMGPKAVLLKGGHFEGGSTLVDWLGEPGKAPRALPQSRVDTVNNHGTGCTLSAAIATWLAHGCVMEEAVVRAQQYLHLCLEKSYTPGKGAGPVNHAAPYMG
- the rpmA gene encoding 50S ribosomal protein L27 — encoded protein: MAHKKAGGSSRNGRDSQGQRRGIKRFGGQIVLAGNILVRQVGTKVHPGENVGIGRDFTLFAKVDGVVKYEKYTRKRKVKTRVSIVPAVAE
- the proB gene encoding glutamate 5-kinase, giving the protein MDWKQEREQVLNSAKRVVVKVGSAVLTTGLGVDINIVRSLAGQLAQLHDRGTDVVLVSSGAVATGRNVLRSCCEIKGMPDKQAASAIGQSRLMHFYNEAFEEHGKLSAQILLTRDDLKSRHRFLNARNTFASLLQWRAIPIVNENDTVSVRELEFGDNDSLASLLINVVEADLYVNLTSASGVYADNPDKVANPRPLEVIEDLHDLDLDVMCGGKTSVGTGGMYSKLLAARRAAQLGVPTLILSGREPEAIVRAFSGEMLGTWICPEAKAVSRRKFWMAYNGDPSGVLVVDDGAVKALAERGKSLLPAGIVRVEGNFQRGALVRVSTGDGVIIGVGLCNYTAADLRKVLGMKSADLKDVLGDNQYPEAIHRDNLLMDVVV
- the rplU gene encoding 50S ribosomal protein L21, whose product is MYAIVETGGKQFRVEEGGKIFVEKLAAEAGSEVVLDKVLMVGGDKFAVGAPYVASAKVTAEVLEHGRGEKIIVFKKRRRQDSRKKQGHRQEFTALKIKGIQA